From the genome of Triticum aestivum cultivar Chinese Spring chromosome 3B, IWGSC CS RefSeq v2.1, whole genome shotgun sequence, one region includes:
- the LOC123070315 gene encoding uncharacterized protein, with protein sequence MPPSMPKRRRGVAASPRCRKKQKRLDAICDVAPTPPPGGGGGGGGGGEDSDPESVRRSTRSRRAPVTLDTSPAPSPRRMRPRRGGGVAGPSGSPRTGGKGRARGQAVARAVDGEEDEEDGGGNAAWRSRLRDRAKGKAGAGRRVRTLWFQDEDEDEEGIKEEGGEESGGLSSRGREIREGEINLTIDVSVQTHEAVEGVTVVEEEGEEKGAGEEGDECDEEEEAIGVGTDLDEGNMEEVGEDDSLQGEEKPEQLDLPVLEGENGDENTDEVEFGDLGENEQLDVHHGQIAEVSNLPDEQPMELDGPDEQVEEVQQDEQMDDAPNIALPEEALNERVGKSLISDEKRGVVDVKEGRRCGLCGGGTDGRPPKVALHDTADSENEAYEGAMPSEEPNYDIWDGFSDDPGWLGRLLGPIHDRFGIARVWVHQNCAVWSPEVYFAGLGCLKNVRAALCRGRLLKCSRCGRPGATIGCRVDRCPKTYHLPCSRTEACIFDHRKFLITCNDHRHLFQPQGDKYAELLRKMKIKKMKANIRKLSHDAWRKDIEAEEKWLENCGEDEEFLKREGKRLNRDLLRIAPVYIGGSSENDKAYGGWESVAGLSDVIQSMKEVVILPLLYPEFFSSLGLTPPRGVLLHGHPGTGKTLVVRALIGACSQGNRRIAYFARKGADCLGKYVGDAERQLRLLFQVAEKCQPSIIFFDEMDGLAPCRSRQQDQTHNSVVATLLSLLDGLKSRGSVIVIGATNRPDAIDPALRRPGRFDREIYFPLPTLEARSAILSLHTKNWPSPISGTFLSAVASQTIGYAGADLQAICTQAALNALKRTCPLQDILRFAEKGTEHGRLPLPSITVEERDWLSALAAAPPPCSQREAGIAANDLVSAPIDSYLLPCLLKPLLHLLISLCLDERIWLPSSLLKASSSIKAVVFSSMEKNNVPHTFWSSYLPSLIQQKDVGNKIVSILSSYGLTASQLGNHGSMLLSQNKQHEKFDDRKLSSTCSLNKGGLAYKLAGFRALVAGAPRSGQQHLVHCLLHGFVGQTVIHKLDLATMAQEGNGDILNGLTQILLKGLHLGRCIIYMPRIDLWAVNTVHEQETEDHGRNMGTSKLASSPVESMPKCSEVWNTLVDQMGSLSASVSISVLATSELKFQDLPCGVKHFFSTHVVDQCLSSSEHTVPRFSVNVDSSISWDEVLNSCALRLSHDLIQHHVQLLHGRAHNNHDEQKEVFVPMEISAPDESKSCENQESIILAKSSLYVDKRPSYPTKLATCSAQLQPSASDVKDKEEDPEKLDFHESVSRNPSSRTMKGNESLSIIAFGIQILQHPQFSKLCWVTSKLREGPCTDINGPWKGWPFNSCLLHSSTSSVKSLSEGHSVVKGKEKSLCVRGLVAVGLLAYRGVYASVMEVCAEVRKVLELLVEQIRIKILEKKSRYRYFHILSQVAYLDDIVNSWAYTFQRLHPDTRTRALGTETASLGKSCTRECESTSYATESNVLAGPVGGFPHVQDNSAQQSHDHLVGPASCPSEMHDKPVQQGPDQLEIHSVVCNIGNDHLTSISRMDAVEHDLLCSASPDAHKGALTSADPVINDGGSGEVNNGWKMSRVTNGKEKCKPDIQRSESLSKSVEDFNNMQRAENLSACPATMDSVEVSKKTMSSESHGSGNELNTSFPLNDVGSGHSINGQMQDRRNNLSVPKSSCLYECCSSCFRAVYKVSHDILSNSVRSNKHCLTVDDMHDILSSCSLNLLATVRKWHSSQGVVGCQEEIGKKRYLEIISEHCVCQGDVSSVSRDCACHLESSAEAEASNKERHSLCGQSLSFFFKDGVLMPQDLTAGTTLHCSFKRLCVCSLPGTISMLVQIPS encoded by the exons ATGCCTCCGTCGATGCCGAAGCGGCGGCGCGGCGTTGCCGCCTCACCCCGCTGCCGGAAGAAGCAGAAACGCCTCGACGCCATCTGCGACGTCGCGCCGACGCCTCCcccggggggcggcggcggcggcggcggcggcggcgaggattcCGACCCGGAGTCCGTCCGCCGGAGCACACGGTCACGCCGCGCGCCGGTCACGCTCGACACCTCGCCAGCCCCCTCGCCCCGCCGCATGAGGCCCCGCCGCGGCGGGGGCGTGGCCGGGCCCAGTGGGAGCCCGCGGACGGGAGGCAAGGGTAGGGCACGGGGCCAGGCGGTTGCCCGAGCAGTGGACggcgaggaggatgaggaggatggCGGGGGAAATGCGGCGTGGCGCTCGCGGCTGCGGGATAGGGCAAAGGGGAAGGCCGGGGCGGGGAGGCGAGTGAGGACCCTGTGGTTCCAagatgaagacgaagatgaagagggGATTAAGGAAGAGGGGGGCGAGGAGAGCGGAGGTTTGTCATCGCGTGGGAGGGAAATCAGAGAGGGCGAGATCAATTTAACCATCGATGTTAGTGTACAAACTCACGAGGCTGTTGAGGGTGTCACTGTAGTAGAAGAGGAAGGTGAGGAAAAAGGAGCAGGGGAGGAAGGTGATGAGTgtgacgaggaggaagaagcaattGGTGTGGGAACTGATCTAGACGAAGGCAAcatggaggaagtgggggaggatgATAGTTTGCAGGGTGAAGAGAAACCTGAACAGTTGGATTTACCTGTACTAGAAGGAGAAAATGGTGATGAGAATACTGATGAGGTTGAGTTCGGCGATTTAGGGGAGAATGAGCAGCTCGATGTGCACCATGGGCAGATTGCAGAAGTGAGCAACCTTCCTGATGAGCAGCCAATGGAACTTGATGGTCCTGATGAGCAAGTGGAAGAGGTCCAGCAGGATGAACAGATGGATGATGCCCCAAATATAGCGTTGCCTGAGGAGGCTCTGAACGAGAGAGTCGGAAAATCTCTAATTTCAGATGAAAAACGAGGAGTTGTAGATGTTAAAGAAGGAAGGAGGTGTGGGCTATGTGGAGGAGGGACTGATGGGAGACCACCCAAGGTTGCACTGCATGATACTGCTGACAGCGAGAATGAAGCCTATGAGGGTGCCATGCCTTCAGAGGAGCCCAACTATGATATATGGGATGGGTTCAGTGACGATCCTGGATGGCTCGGAAGGTTACTGGGTCCAATACATGATAGATTTGGGATTGCCCGTGTCTGGGTTCATCAGAATTGTGCAGTTTGGAGTCCCGAG GTTTACTTTGCTGGTCTGGGGTGCCTAAAAAATGTAAGGGCAGCACTTTGCCGTGGAAGGCTTTTGAAGTGCAGTCGGTGTGGCAGACCTGGAGCAACTATTGGGTGCCGTGTCGACCGGTGTCCAAAAACCTACCATTTG CCTTGTAGTCGAACAGAAGCCTGCATATTTGATCACCGGAAGTTTCTTATAACTTGCAATGATCATCGACATCTCTTCCAACCTCAAGGCGATAAATATGCTGAACTGCTCAGGAAGATGAAGATAAAGAAGATGAAGGCCAATATCAGAAAGTTGTCACATGATGCGTGGAGAAAGGATATAGAGGCTGAAGAGAAATGGTTAGAGAACTGTGGGGAAGATGAAGAGTTCTTGAAACGTGAGGGGAAGAGGCTAAACAGAGATCTTTTGAGGATTGCACCTGTTTACATAGGAGGTTCTTCTGAAAATGACAAGGCGTACGGTGGATGGGAATCTGTTGCTGGGCTTAGTGATGTTATTCAGAGCATGAAAGAAGTGGTGATACTGCCTCTTCTATATCCTGAATTCTTTAGCTCTTTAGGTCTTACACCACCAAGAGGTGTTCTGCTGCATGGTCATCCTGGTACTGGTAAAACACTTGTCGTACGGGCACTAATAGGGGCATGCTCTCAGGGTAACAGAAGGATTGCTTATTTTGCTCGAAAAGGTGCTGATTGTTTGGGCAAGTATGTTGGGGATGCTGAGAGGCAGTTAAGACTTCTATTCCAGGTAGCTGAAAAATGCCAACCTTCTATCATATTTTTTGATGAGATGGATGGTTTAGCACCTTGTAGATCCAGACAACAAGACCAGACGCACAATTCAGTTGTAGCGACTTTGCTCTCGTTACTTGATGGCTTGAAATCGCGTGGCTCAGTTATAGTTATAGGGGCTACGAATCGTCCTGATGCTATAGACCCTGCTCTTAGGAGACCAGGAAGGTTTGATCGTGAGATATACTTTCCGCTCCCCACCCTAGAGGCCAGGTCTGCCATTCTTTCGTTACACACAAAAAACTGGCCTAGTCCTATTTCAGGCACATTCCTCTCAGCTGTTGCAAGCCAAACTATTGGATACGCTGGTGCTGATTTGCAGGCAATTTGTACCCAAGCTGCATTAAATGCTCTGAAAAGGACTTGCCCATTGCAAGATATCTTACGCTTCGCTGAGAAAGGAACTGAACATGGACGACTTCCTCTACCATCAATCACCGTGGAGGAAAGGGATTGGTTGTCTGCTCTTGCAGCAGCACCCCCACCCTgttcacaaagggaagcagggattgcTGCAAATGATCTAGTTTCCGCTCCTATTGATTCCTATCTTTTACCATGCCTTCTTAAACCATTACTTCACCTCCTTATTTCCCTCTGTTTGGATGAACGGATCTGGTTACCTTCGTCTCTTCTGAAGGCATCTTCCTCTATAAAGGCAGTGGTGTTTTCGTCTATGGAAAAGAACAACGTACCTCACACTTTCTGGTCTTCCTATCTTCCCTCTTTGATACAGCAGAAAGATGTTGGAAATAAAATTGTATCAATCTTGTCAAGCTATGGTCTTACAGCATCTCAACTAGGAAATCATGGTTCAATGTTGTTAAGTCAAAACAAACAACATGAGAAGTTTGATGACCGCAAGTTGAGTTCCACCTGTTCTCTGAACAAAGGAGGGTTAGCATATAAGTTAGCAGGTTTTCGAGCTTTAGTTGCTGGGGCACCCAGATCAGGCCAACAACATCTAGTCCATTGCCTTCTTCATGGTTTTGTGGGTCAGACTGTAATACACAAGCTTGATCTTGCAACTATGGCACAGGAGGGAAATGGTGACATCCTTAATGGATTGACACAAATTCTGT TGAAAGGTCTACACCTTGGAAGGTGCATAATCTACATGCCTAGAATTGATTTGTGGGCAGTCAACACGGTCCATGAACAGGAAACAGAAGATCATGGGCGCAACATGGGTACAAGCAAGTTGGCCTCCTCGCCAGTTGAAAGCATGCCAAAATGTTCAGAAGTTTGGAATACTTTGGTTGATCAGATGGGTTCATTATCAGCATCTGTATCCATAAGTGTTCTG GCCACTAGTGAGCTGAAGTTCCAAGATCTTCCATGCGGAGTCAAGCATTTCTTCAGCAcacatgttgtagatcaatgtctTAGTTCTTCAGAACACACTGTACCAAGATTCTCTGTGAATGTTGACAGCTCTATTAGCTGGGATGAGGTGCTCAATTCATGCGCTTTGCGGTTATCACATGACTTAATTCAGCATCATGTTCAGTTATTGCATGGCAGGGCTCATAACAATCATGATGAACAGAAAGAAGTCTTTGTGCCCATGGAAATTAGTGCACCAGATGAATCTAAATCCTGTGAGAACCAGGAATCCATCATATTGGCGAAGTCTTCTTTGTATGTTGACAAACGGCCCTCATATCCTACAAAACTGGCCACGTGCAGTGCTCAGCTACAGCCATCAGCATCTGATGTGAAAGATAAAGAGGAAGATCCTGAGAAACTTGATTTTCACGAGAGTGTCTCAAGAAATCCTTCTAGCAGAACTATGAAGGGCAATGAATCACTTTCTATTATTGCCTTCGGAATTCAGATACTGCAGCACCCACAGTTCTCTAAACTCTGTTGGGTTACCTCAAAACTGCGGGAAGGCCCCTGCACTGATATAAATGGACCATGGAAAGGCTGGCCGTTTAACTCCTGTTTATTACATAGCAGCACCTCATCCGTTAAATCATTGTCTGAAGGACACAGTGTTGTTAAGGGCAAGGAGAAGTCCCTTTGTGTGAGAGGATTGGTTGCTGTTGGTTTATTAGCATATAGAGGTGTCTATGCATCTGTTATGGAAGTCTGTGCTGAGGTGAGAAAGGTTTTGGAACTGTTAGTTGAGCAGATCCGAATTAAAATTTTGGAAAAGAAAAGTCGATATCGGTACTTCCATATTCTATCTCAAGTAGCATATCTGGATGACATCGTGAACAGCTGGGCGTACACCTTCCAAAG ATTACATCCTGACACTAGGACAAGAGCATTAGGTACAGAGACAGCAAGTCTAGGAAAGTCATGCACAAGAGAGTGTGAAAGTACCAGTTACGCTACAGAAAGCAATGTACTGGCTGGTCCTGTTGGCGGCTTTCCCCACGTCCAAGACAATTCAGCCCAACAGTCACACGACCATCTGGTTGGCCCTGCTTCCTGTCCTAGTGAGATGCATGATAAGCCAGTTCAACAAGGTCCTGACCAACTTGAAATTCATAGTGTGGTCTGCAACATTGGTAATGATCATTTGACATCTATATCCAGGATGGATGCAGTGGAACATGATCTTCTCTGTTCAGCTTCGCCTGATGCGCACAAAGGTGCTCTTACATCTGCAGATCCAGTCATAAATGATGGAGGATCTGGTGAAGTAAACAACGGCTGGAAAATGTCCAGAGTAACCAATGGTAAAGAAAAATGCAAGCCAGATATTCAAAGATCTGAAAGCCTCTCTAAATCTGTTGAAGATTTCAATAATATGCAAAgggcagaaaatttaagtgcatgCCCAGCTACTATGGACAGTGTAGAAGTATCAAAGAAGACGATGTCTTCTGAATCTCATGGCAGTGGTAATGAGCTGAATACCAGCTTTCCTCTTAATGATGTTGGGTCAGGTCATTCGATTAATGGTCAAATGCAAGATAGAAGAAATAATCTCTCAGTTCCAAAATCTTCATGTCTATATGAATGTTGCTCCTCATGCTTCCGTGCTGTTTATAAGGTGTCTCATGATATTCTTTCAAATTCAGTACGATCTAATAAGCATTGCTTAACCGTTGATGATATGCATGACATTCTCTCATCTTGCTCACTGAATCTACTAGCAACAGTTAGAAAATGGCACAGCTCTCAAGGTGTAGTTGGTTGTCAAGAAGAGATTGGAAAAAAGCGTTATCTGGAAATCATCTCAGAGCATTGTGTTTGTCAGGGTGATGTTAGTTCTGTTTCAAGGGATTGTGCATGTCACTTGGAAAGCAGTGCAGAGGCCGAAGCCAGTAATAAGGAGAGGCATTCTTTATGTGGACAATCATTAAGTTTTTTCTTCAAGGATGGTGTTTTGATGCCACAAGATCTCACTGCAGGGACCACACTTCATTGCAGCTTTAAAAGACTATGTGTTTGCTCACTACCTGGAACGATTTCTATGCTCGTTCAGATCCCCAGTTGA
- the LOC123070316 gene encoding putative receptor protein kinase ZmPK1 has protein sequence MPRLFFYPVALLLPLLSTLLCSCASPWQRSTGTSLQVDREKVLLVSPDTTFSCGFYPSGNGTNAFYFSIWFTHATDKTVVWTANPRFPVNAQGSRISLNREGNLVLTDFNDSTAWESKTGWGKHTTVALLDTGNLVINDSAGKTVWQSFDLPTNTLLPTQHLTRANKLVSQSDSYHVLYFDNDNVLRLLYNGPDITSIYWPSPDYNALQNGRTRFNSSKLAVLDREGKFLSSDGFKMIASDSGLGIQRRITIDYDGNFRMYSLNASSGNWSITGQGVQQMCYVHGLCGKNGICEYSPAGRPRCTCPPGYKMVDPENWDRGCKPTFSIQCGQPQEDFQFVKVPHGDFYGFDLTSNKSISLEECRRICLESCMCISFTYKAGEGLCYTKNVLYNGQVYPYFLGDNYFKLPKSVSSTSPAANHPGITCSPERSKVMVVSADAYIKNSDHISWAYLYIFAAILGAVELFFIMTGWYVLFKMHNIPKSMEEGYKMITSQFRRFTYRELVEATGKFKEELGKGGNGVVYRGILGDKKVVAVKKLTDVRKGEEEFWAEVTLIGRINHMNLVRMYGFCSEGQHRLLVYEFVENESLDRYLFDGRGTERLLSWGQRFKIALGTARGLAYLHHECLEWIVHCDVKPENILLTREFEAKIADFGLSKLSQRDSSSLNFTQMRGTTGYMAPEWVMNLPIDAKVDVYSFGVVLLEIVTGSRVSSGVTAYEDEMGLMQIPSGATEGGEEMGFMQFVQAVKQMLANGADLDIVDARLKGHFNHKQATVMVKIAISCLDERSKRPTMEQIARNLMECDDEDYHPAYF, from the coding sequence ATGCCTAGGCTCTTCTTCTACCCAGTAGCCCTTCTTCTTCCCTTGCTCTCCACTCTGCTCTGCTCCTGTGCGTCCCCATGGCAGAGAAGCACAGGCACATCTCTGCAAGTAGATCGTGAGAAAGTCTTGCTCGTCTCACCAGACACCACCTTCTCCTGCGGCTTCTACCCGTCCGGGAACGGCACCAACGCCTTCTACTTCTCCATCTGGTTCACGCATGCCACCGACAAGACCGTCGTCTGGACAGCGAATCCTCGCTTCCCAGTGAACGCCCAGGGCTCCAGGATATCCCTGAACCGTGAGGGCAACCTGGTCCTCACCGACTTCAATGATTCCACAGCATGGGAGAGCAAGACAGGCTGGGGCAAGCACACAACAGTGGCTCTCCTCGACACCGGGAACCTCGTGATCAACGACTCGGCCGGTAAGACCGTATGGCAGAGCTTCGATTTGCCCACCAACACCTTGCTCCCGACGCAGCATCTGACGAGAGCAAACAAGTTGGTCTCCCAGTCAGATAGTTACCATGTCCTCTATTTCGACAATGACAACGTCCTACGCCTCCTGTACAATGGACCGGACATCACAAGCATATACTGGCCAAGCCCTGATTACAATGCACTCCAGAACGGCCGGACTAGGTTCAACAGCAGCAAGCTCGCAGTCCTGGACCGCGAGGGCAAGTTCTTGTCAAGTGATGGGTTCAAGATGATAGCCTCGGATTCAGGTTTGGGGATCCAGAGAAGGATCACCATCGACTATGATGGGAACTTCAGAATGTACAGTTTGAATGCATCAAGTGGAAACTGGAGTATCACAGGGCAGGGTGTGCAGCAGATGTGTTATGTGCATGGATTGTGTGGAAAGAATGGAATTTGTGAGTACTCACCAGCAGGCCGCCCCAGATGCACTTGTCCTCCAGGATATAAGATGGTTGATCCCGAGAACTGGGACAGAGGCTGCAAGCCAACATTCAGCATCCAATGCGGGCAACCACAGGAGGATTTTCAATTCGTCAAGGTTCCTCATGGTGACTTTTATGGCTTCGATCTCACTTCCAACAAGTCAATCTCCCTCGAAGAATGCAGGCGGATTTGCTTGGAGAGCTGCATGTGCATATCTTTCACATACAAAGCTGGAGAGGGTTTATGTTACACTAAAAATGTGCTCTACAACGGCCAGGTCTATCCATATTTCCTGGGAGACAACTACTTCAAACTTCCTAAGAGTGTCAGTTCAACATCTCCAGCCGCCAATCATCCTGGTATTACCTGCAGTCCGGAGAGATCCAAGGTTATGGTAGTGTCTGCAGATGCATACATAAAAAACTCTGACCACATAAGCTGGGCATACCTCTACATCTTTGCTGCTATATTAGGGGCAGTTGAATTGTTTTTTATCATGACAGGATGGTACGTCCTTTTCAAAATGCACAACATACCCAAGTCCATGGAGGAAGGTTACAAGATGATAACAAGCCAGTTCAGGAGGTTTACGTACCGTGAGTTGGTTGAAGCAACAGGGAAGTTCAAAGAAGAGCTAGGGAAGGGTGGCAATGGAGTAGTTTACAGAGGAATACTCGGAGACAAGAAGGTTGTGGCAGTAAAGAAGCTTACAGATGTTAGAAAAGGTGAAGAGGAATTTTGGGCAGAAGTAACTCTCATTGGGAGGATCAACCACATGAATTTGGTACGAATGTATGGGTTTTGCTCAGAAGGCCAACACAGGTTATTAGTCTACGAGTTTGTGGAGAATGAGTCATTGGACAGATACCTTTTTGATGGCAGAGGCACTGAAAGACTGCTCTCATGGGGTCAGCGGTTCAAGATTGCCTTGGGGACAGCAAGAGGCCTTGCTTACCTGCATCATGAATGTCTCGAATGGATTGTCCATTGTGATGTAAAGCCAGAAAACATACTGCTGACACGAGAATTCGAAGCCAAGATAGCAGACTTTGGACTATCCAAGCTCTCTCAGAGAGATAGTTCTAGCTTAAATTTCACTCAAATGAGAGGCACAACGGGCTATATGGCACCAGAATGGGTGATGAATTTGCCAATTGATGCAAAGGTAGATGTTTACAGCTTCGGAGTTGTGCTTCTAGAGATTGTCACTGGGAGTAGGGTTTCCAGTGGGGTGACAGCATACGAAGATGAGATGGGCTTGATGCAAATTCCCAGTGGGGCAACAGAAGGCGGAGAAGAGATGGGGTTCATGCAATTTGTTCAGGCGGTGAAACAGATGCTCGCCAATGGGGCTGACCTGGATATAGTGGATGCTAGACTGAAAGGGCATTTCAATCACAAGCAAGCAACAGTTATGGTGAAGATAGCTATTTCATGCCTTGATGAAAGAAGCAAGAGGCCAACAATGGAACAAATTGCCAGAAATCTCATGGAATGTGACGATGAAGATTATCATCCTGCATACTTTTGA